A single region of the Brachypodium distachyon strain Bd21 chromosome 3, Brachypodium_distachyon_v3.0, whole genome shotgun sequence genome encodes:
- the LOC100836660 gene encoding uncharacterized protein LOC100836660, translating into MEERRPAAAAALWGHGHLPLLARARSKDSVEYVLQALWRTRRTGLDAADRAVVRDILQIPSDSELDPLLVCLRILIRRCVHDDVAKDDIPKLFPEEVLPELQRLLTLLLQKFQPEWRQDTAKDQPHCGTSSVEDSSKSGQKEVKLRLAKDSLDKMLKDMYPNKEQVSNAADVNGHEEAAGGT; encoded by the exons ATGGAGGagcggcgaccggcggcggcggcggcgctgtggGGGCACGGGCACCTGCCGCTGCTGGCGCGCGCGCGGTCCAAGGACTCGGTGGAGTACGTCCTGCAGGCGCTCTGGCGGACCCGCCGCACcggcctcgacgccgccgaccgcgccgtcgTCCGCGACATCCTCCAGATCCCCTCCGACTCCGAACTCGACCCC CTGTTGGTTTGCCTCAGGATACTGATCCGCAGGTGCGTCCATGACGACGTCGCCAAGGACGACATCCCCAAGCTCTTCCCCGAggaggtgttgccggagctgcAGAGGCTGCTCACTTTGCTTCTGCAGAAGTTTCAGCCCGAGTGGCGACAGGACACAGCCAAGGATCAG CCTCACTGCGGTACATCATCAGTTGAGGATTCATCGAAATCAGGACAGAAAGAAGTGAAGCTCCGGTTAGCTAAGGATTCTTTAGACAAAATGCTGAAGGATATGTACCCAAACAAGGAGCAAGTGTCAAATGCT GCCGATGTTAACGGGCATGAGGAAGCAGCAGGGGGCACTTAG
- the LOC100836974 gene encoding probable sodium/metabolite cotransporter BASS1, chloroplastic — protein sequence MALHRVLTPVPSPAGAAQQKHLRLASPQPRQTPLRIRTPPSSLLPLAHLRVRPAASSLVGGIPSSRCHAAAGDTAPSAPVVPDGGGGSARAALVRVGEALSLGFPVWVASACALALWRPATFLWVDPTTQMVGLAFTMLGMGMTLTLDDLRAALLMPKELAAGFLLQYTVMPLSGFLISKLLNLPNHYAAGLILVSCCPGGTASNIVTYLARANVALSVLMTATSTFAAAFMTPLLTSKLAGQYVAVDPMGLFVSTSQVVLVPVLLGAVLNQYCNQLVELVSPLMPFIAVATVAVLCGNAIAQNASAILASGLQVVLSVCCLHASGFFFGFVLSRILGIDVSSSRTISIEVGMQNSVLGVVLATKHFGNPLTAVPCAVSSICHSLYGSILAGIWRSMPPNDKGEPLSH from the exons ATGGCTCTCCACCGCGTGTTGACTCCCGTTCCCAGtccagccggcgccgcccagcAGAAGCATCTCCGCCTTGCCAGTCCCCAGCCGCGGCAAACCCCCCTGAGGATCAGAACCCCTCCCTCCTCGCTTCTTCCCCTTGCCCACCTCCGCGTCCGCCCCGCCGCATCCTCCTTGGTGGGCGGCATTCCGTCGAGCAGGTGCCATGCGGCGGCAGGAGATACCGCGCCTTCTGCTCCGGTGGTAcctgacggcggcggaggcagcgcGAGGGCCGCCCTGGTGCGGGTCGGGGAGGCGCTGTCGCTGGGGTTCCCGGTGTGGGTCGCGTCGGCCTGCGCGCTCGCGCTGTGGCGGCCTGCGACCTTCCTCTGGGTTGACCCCACCACCCAGATGGTCGGCTTAGCCTTCACCATGCTTG GAATGGGGATGACATTAACACTAGATGACCTGCgagccgcactcttgatgcctAAGGAGCTGGCTGCTGGGTTTCTACTTCAGTACACG GTGATGCCACTGTCAGGATTTCTTATCAGCAAGCTTCTGAACCTGCCAAACCATTATGCTGCTGGATTGATTTTGGTGTCCTGTTGCCCTGGAG GGACAGCAAGCAACATTGTTACCTATTTAGCAAG GGCAAATGTTGCTCTTTCGGTGCTGATGACAGCAACAAGCACCTTTGCTGCAGCG TTCATGACTCCTCTTTTGACATCCAAACTGGCTGGACAATACGTTGCAGTAGATCCAATGGGACTGTTCGTGTCGACATCTCAG GTTGTCCTGGTACCTGTCCTTCTGGGTGCTGTACTTAATCAGTACTGCAATCAGTTGGTTGAGTTAGTTTCTCCCTTGATGCCGTTCATTGCTGTAGCAACAGTAGCTGTTCTTTGTGGCAATGCTATTGCACAGAATGCTTCAGCCATCCTAGCATCTGGTCTGCAAGTGGTACTATCTGTTTGTTGCCTGCATGCATCTGGTTTTTTCTTTGGCTTTGTTCTTTCAAGAATTCTTGGCATTGATGTCTCTTCATCACGAACAATCTCAATCGAGGTTGGCATGCAG AATTCAGTACTTGGTGTAGTCCTTGCAACCAAGCATTTTGGCAATCCTCTCACAGCAGTTCCATGTGCTGTTTCAAGCATCTGCCACTCACTCTACGGCAGCATTTTAGCTGGGATTTGGAGGTCCATGCCCCCGAATGACAAAGGAGAACCATTGAGCCATTGA
- the LOC100842879 gene encoding nucleotide pyrophosphatase/phosphodiesterase isoform X1, with protein MASTLGSHRSALQQALTSLKAAASMPAMAAAAAKLSVVLVTVLAMVAAVARAAPAEGIQPLSKIAIHKATVDLHVSAFVRATPALLGDQEEDTSWVTVKYGWDNPSADDWIAVFSPADFVSGSCPNPARYPGEPLLCTAPIKYQYANYSENYMNRGKGAIRFQLINQRSDFSFVLFTGGLENPRLVAVSKQVAFKNPKAPVFPRLAQGKSHDEMTVTWTSGYDIGEAYPFVEWGMVGKNPTPTPRRTPAGTLTFSRGSMCGEPARTVGWRDPGFIHTAFMRDLWPNKDYIYKVGHELLDGTVVWGKPYSFRAPPTPGQNSLQRIIVFGDMGKAERDGSNEFANYQPGSLNTTDTLIRDLENYDIVFHIGDMPYANGYLSQWDQFTAQVAPISSRKPYMIASGNHERDWPNTGGFFDVKDSGGECGVPAETMYYYPAENRANFWYKVDYGMFRFCVADSEHDWREGTPQYRFIEECLSTVDRKHQPWLVFVAHRVLGYSSNSWYADQGSFEEPEGRESLQKLWQRYRVDVTFFGHVHNYERTCRLYQSQCVSGERNRFSGPVNGTIFVVAGGGGSHLSDYTTAIPKWSVFRDRDYGFVKLTAFNQSSLLFEYKKSRDGKVYDSFTVDRDYRDVLSCVHDSCFPTTLAT; from the exons ATGGCCAGCACGCTTGGCTCTCATCGATCAGCCTTGCAGCAAGCTCTAACTAGCCTCAAAGCAGCTGCTAGCATgccagccatggcggcggcggcggcgaagctcTCCGTCGTCCTGGTGACCGTGCTggccatggtggcggcggtggcgagggcggcgccggcggaagGGATCCAGCCGCTGTCGAAGATCGCCATCCACAAGGCCACCGTCGACCTGCACGTCTCCGCCTTCGTCCGGGCCACGCCGGCGCTGCTCGGCGACCAG GAAGAAGACACCTCATGGGTCACCGTGAAATACGGCTGGGACAACCCCTCCGCCGACGACTGGATCGCCGTCTTCTCGCCGGCCGACTTCGT CTCGGGCTCCTGCCCTAACCCGGCGAGGTACCCCGGCGAGCCACTGCTCTGCACGGCGCCTATCAAG TATCAGTACGCCAACTACTCGGAGAACTACATGAACCGGGGCAAGGGCGCCATCCGGTTCCAGCTCATCAACCAGCGCTCCGACTTCTCCTTCGTCCTCTTCACCGGCGGCCTCGAAAAC CCGAGGCTGGTGGCGGTGTCGAAGCAGGTGGCGTTCAAGAACCCCAAGGCGCCGGTGTTCCCTCGGCTGGCGCAGGGCAAGAGCCACGACGAGATGACGGTGACGTGGACCAGCGGCTACGACATCGGTGAGGCCTACCCATTTGTCGAGTGGGGCATGGTCGGCAAGAACCCCACGCCGACGCCAAGACGCACCCCGGCCGGCACGCTCACCTTCAGCCGCGGCAGCATGTGCG GTGAGCCGGCGCGGACGGTTGGGTGGAGAGACCCCGGGTTCATCCACACGGCCTTCATGAGGGATCTGTGGCCCAACAAAGACTACATTTACAAGGTTGGGCACGAGCTCTTGGACGGGACAGTCGTTTGGGGCAAGCCTTACTCGTTCCGTGCACCACCGACTCCAGGCCAGAACTCGCTGCAGCGGATCATCGTCTTCGGCGACATGGGAAAGGCGGAGAGGGACGGGTCCAACGAGTTCGCCAACTACCAGCCAGGGTCGCTCAACACAACGGACACGTTGATCCGAGACCTGGAAAACTATGACATTGTTTTCCACATTGGTGACATGCCCTACGCCAATGGGTACCTTTCCCAGTGGGATCAGTTCACCGCCCAGGTCGCCCCCATCTCCTCCAGGAAGCCCTACATGATCGCAAG CGGCAACCATGAGAGGGACTGGCCGAACACCGGCGGCTTCTTCGACGTGAAGGACTCCGGCGGCGAATGCGGGGTGCCGGCGGAGACCATGTACTACTACCCGGCAGAGAACAGGGCGAACTTCTGGTACAAGGTGGACTACGGGATGTTCCGGTTCTGCGTGGCGGACTCGGAGCACGACTGGCGCGAAGGAACCCCGCAGTACCGCTTCATCGAGGAGTGCCTGTCCACGGTGGACCGGAAGCACCAGCCGTGGCTGGTCTTCGTGGCGCACCGTGTCCTGGGCTACTCCTCCAACTCCTGGTACGCGGACCAGGGCTCCTTCGAGGAGCCCGAGGGCCGCGAGAGCCTGCAGAAGCTCTGGCAGCGGTACCGCGTCGACGTCACGTTTTTCGGCCACGTCCACAACTACGAGCGCACCTGCCGGCTCTACCAGAGCCAGTGCGTCTCCGGCGAGAGGAACCGGTTCTCCGGCCCTGTCAACGGGACCATCTTTGTCGTCGCCGGTGGCGGGGGCAGCCACTTGTCTGACTACACCACGGCGATCCCCAAGTGGAGCGTTTTCAGGGACAGGGACTATGGGTTCGTCAAGCTCACGGCGTTTAACCAGTCCTCGCTGCTGTTTGAGTACAAGAAGAGCCGCGATGGCAAGGTCTATGATTCTTTCACTGTCGACAGGGATTACCGGGACGTGCTCAGCTGCGTCCACGACAGCTGCTTCCCCACCACACTCGCCACATGA
- the LOC100842879 gene encoding nucleotide pyrophosphatase/phosphodiesterase isoform X2 has product MNRGKGAIRFQLINQRSDFSFVLFTGGLENPRLVAVSKQVAFKNPKAPVFPRLAQGKSHDEMTVTWTSGYDIGEAYPFVEWGMVGKNPTPTPRRTPAGTLTFSRGSMCGEPARTVGWRDPGFIHTAFMRDLWPNKDYIYKVGHELLDGTVVWGKPYSFRAPPTPGQNSLQRIIVFGDMGKAERDGSNEFANYQPGSLNTTDTLIRDLENYDIVFHIGDMPYANGYLSQWDQFTAQVAPISSRKPYMIASGNHERDWPNTGGFFDVKDSGGECGVPAETMYYYPAENRANFWYKVDYGMFRFCVADSEHDWREGTPQYRFIEECLSTVDRKHQPWLVFVAHRVLGYSSNSWYADQGSFEEPEGRESLQKLWQRYRVDVTFFGHVHNYERTCRLYQSQCVSGERNRFSGPVNGTIFVVAGGGGSHLSDYTTAIPKWSVFRDRDYGFVKLTAFNQSSLLFEYKKSRDGKVYDSFTVDRDYRDVLSCVHDSCFPTTLAT; this is encoded by the exons ATGAACCGGGGCAAGGGCGCCATCCGGTTCCAGCTCATCAACCAGCGCTCCGACTTCTCCTTCGTCCTCTTCACCGGCGGCCTCGAAAAC CCGAGGCTGGTGGCGGTGTCGAAGCAGGTGGCGTTCAAGAACCCCAAGGCGCCGGTGTTCCCTCGGCTGGCGCAGGGCAAGAGCCACGACGAGATGACGGTGACGTGGACCAGCGGCTACGACATCGGTGAGGCCTACCCATTTGTCGAGTGGGGCATGGTCGGCAAGAACCCCACGCCGACGCCAAGACGCACCCCGGCCGGCACGCTCACCTTCAGCCGCGGCAGCATGTGCG GTGAGCCGGCGCGGACGGTTGGGTGGAGAGACCCCGGGTTCATCCACACGGCCTTCATGAGGGATCTGTGGCCCAACAAAGACTACATTTACAAGGTTGGGCACGAGCTCTTGGACGGGACAGTCGTTTGGGGCAAGCCTTACTCGTTCCGTGCACCACCGACTCCAGGCCAGAACTCGCTGCAGCGGATCATCGTCTTCGGCGACATGGGAAAGGCGGAGAGGGACGGGTCCAACGAGTTCGCCAACTACCAGCCAGGGTCGCTCAACACAACGGACACGTTGATCCGAGACCTGGAAAACTATGACATTGTTTTCCACATTGGTGACATGCCCTACGCCAATGGGTACCTTTCCCAGTGGGATCAGTTCACCGCCCAGGTCGCCCCCATCTCCTCCAGGAAGCCCTACATGATCGCAAG CGGCAACCATGAGAGGGACTGGCCGAACACCGGCGGCTTCTTCGACGTGAAGGACTCCGGCGGCGAATGCGGGGTGCCGGCGGAGACCATGTACTACTACCCGGCAGAGAACAGGGCGAACTTCTGGTACAAGGTGGACTACGGGATGTTCCGGTTCTGCGTGGCGGACTCGGAGCACGACTGGCGCGAAGGAACCCCGCAGTACCGCTTCATCGAGGAGTGCCTGTCCACGGTGGACCGGAAGCACCAGCCGTGGCTGGTCTTCGTGGCGCACCGTGTCCTGGGCTACTCCTCCAACTCCTGGTACGCGGACCAGGGCTCCTTCGAGGAGCCCGAGGGCCGCGAGAGCCTGCAGAAGCTCTGGCAGCGGTACCGCGTCGACGTCACGTTTTTCGGCCACGTCCACAACTACGAGCGCACCTGCCGGCTCTACCAGAGCCAGTGCGTCTCCGGCGAGAGGAACCGGTTCTCCGGCCCTGTCAACGGGACCATCTTTGTCGTCGCCGGTGGCGGGGGCAGCCACTTGTCTGACTACACCACGGCGATCCCCAAGTGGAGCGTTTTCAGGGACAGGGACTATGGGTTCGTCAAGCTCACGGCGTTTAACCAGTCCTCGCTGCTGTTTGAGTACAAGAAGAGCCGCGATGGCAAGGTCTATGATTCTTTCACTGTCGACAGGGATTACCGGGACGTGCTCAGCTGCGTCCACGACAGCTGCTTCCCCACCACACTCGCCACATGA
- the LOC100843993 gene encoding 65-kDa microtubule-associated protein 8 produces MGSLRMAGNAHSPALPESSCAYLLQELKMIWDEVGQEETERERILEELEQECQEVYRRKVNSANMSRIQLHQALAESEAEFTNLLLSLGERSFPGRPEKMTGALKEQLNSITPALQEMQMRKEARLKQFMEVQTEVQRIASEIAGRSDNEAVTVNEEDLSLKKLEEHQSELQRLKREKGDRLCKVEEYKVLICNFAKIMGMDPSNVLANVHPSLLNGANEQQKKNISDDILNKLNTMVQQLKEEKNHRMEKLHTLGKALTNLWNILDTTMEERQPYGHIKIFSLTSGNGMLGPGSLTLQKIQQIESEVQRLDQLKASKMKELFIKKKNEIEEICKMSHMDVPHQTEMDSTMDLIISGDVDHDNLLKTMDGYIYKTKEEAASRKEIMNKVEKWIASCDEERWLEEYSRDERRYSVSRGAHKHLKRAERARIIANKIPGLVEILIAKTEIWENGRDKVFYYDKLPLLAMLKDYMFTLKEKEEERYRQRENKKVQTQLVKRNENSFILRPNTSCTRPSSRGFNTSHRSTSLSSNRVPSLVQQPISDNSSAEKDRHKRNVRNRSMQSASGNNGSCSVPDEDKTSGLSMKQGISTI; encoded by the exons ATGGGATCACTCAGGATGGCAGGAAACGCTCACAGCCCGGCGCTGCCAGAGTCCTCGTGCGCGTACTTGCTTCAAGAACTGAAG ATGATATGGGATGAGGTTGGGCAAGAAGAAACTGAGAGGGAAAGGATACTGGAAGAGCTAGAGCAAGAGTGCCAGGAAGTTTACAGGAGAAAAGTAAATAGCGCTAATATGTCTCGGATTCAACTGCACCAAGCATTGGCTGAATCAGAAGCAGAATTTACCAATCTGCTTCTTTCCCTAGGAGAAAGATCATTTCCAGGCCGA CCTGAGAAAATGACAGGCGCTCTAAAGGAGCAGCTGAATTCCATCACACCAGCCCTGCAAGAAATGCAGATGAGGAAAGAAGCTAGACTAAAGCAGTTCATGGAGGTTCAGACTGAAGTACAAAGAATTGCCTCTGAAATAGCAGGACGCTCGGACAATGAAGCTGTCACAGTAAATGAAGAAGATCTGTCGCTGAAGAAACTTGAGGAGCATCAAAGTGAACTGCAAAGACTTAAAAGAGAAAAG GGTGATCGCCTGTGCAAAGTTGAAGAGTATAAAGTTCTGATttgcaattttgcaaaaattatGGGGATGGATCCATCAAACGTCCTTGCTAATGTTCACCCTAGCCTGCTAAATGGAGCAAatgaacaacaaaaaaagaacatcaGTGATGACATCCTTAACAAGCTCAACACCATGGTCCAGCAGCttaaagaagagaagaaccaCAGAATGGAAAAG CTCCATACCCTTGGTAAAGCCTTGACAAATTTATGGAATATTCTAGATACTACCATGGAAGAGCGCCAGCCATACGGGCATATTAAGATATTTTCATTGACTTCAGGAAATGGTATGTTAGGTCCTGGAAGCCTCACTCTACAGAAAATTCAGCAG ATCGAATCTGAAGTTCAGCGACTAGATCAGTTAAAAGCAAGCAAAATGAAAGAGCTAttcataaaaaagaaaaatgagatcGAGGAAATTTGCAAGATGTCCCACATGGATGTGCCTCACCAGACAGAAATGGACAGTACAATGGATCTGATAATATCAG GAGATGTGGACCATGATAATTTACTTAAGACAATGGATGGATATATATACAAAACAAAAGAGGAGGCCGCGAGCCGCAAGGAAATAATGAACAAGGTTGAAAAATGGATAGCTTCATGTGATGAGGAGAGATGGCTAGAAGAATACAGCAGG GATGAGAGAAGGTACTCAGTAAGCAGAGGAGCCCACAAGCACTTGAAACGCGCAGAACGTGCTAGAATTATAGCAAATAAAATTCCAG GGCTGGTAGAAATCCTAATAGCGAAAACAGAGATCTGGGAAAATGGGAGGGACAAGGTCTTCTACTACGACAAG CTTCCTCTTTTGGCAATGCTGAAAGACTACATGTTCACActgaaggaaaaagaagaagagagataCAGGCAACGG GAGAATAAAAAGGTACAAACACAACTTGTAAAGAGGAACGAAAATTCATTTATATTGAGGCCCAACACAAGCTGCACTCGTCCATCAAGCAGAGGCTTCAATACCAGCCATCGCTCTACATCCCTTTCAAGCAACAGAGTTCCTTCTTTAGTCCAGCAACCTATTTCAGACAACTCCTCAGCTGAAAAAGATAGGCATAAAAGAAATGTTAGAAACAGAAGTATGCAGAGCGCGTCAGGGAATAATGGAAGCTGTTCAGTCCCTGATGAAGATAAAACATCAGGACTCTCCATGAAACAAGGCATTTCAACAATTTGA
- the LOC100843686 gene encoding uncharacterized protein LOC100843686: MPEPQAILPLRALPPDAPLPLPVPPFHQQNPAAPATASATPTTPPNPPPPPAAAQPSSTRPPHPWEIAARAWLESFPDGRPPTEPEVDAYIDAHRPDLPSLPRSQLHQRLLALRGDQVLDAEQSAFPYRFQRTDLWKPVYQWLETLEMDSLVTSKQISDWLASNPQVMDRLVEKHSKYHLIHYSQRMHLKLLKKRGKLPKTLQLSAARATVRPSAVPVTPQESAVTLPKSLPPVTGGNGSISPGGSASRSPGGNASRLPGGSASSLPVGSASRLPGGSASRLPGGSASRLPGGSATIKDTDTSLSKKKEALLKYELLTDLQNQLTSVLLNQCRTVAIKDTDSSYMDFQKPETNICIQEGATTASTSNPVDVTKIYVNEQSNPGGAVESEFGQKRKRNPIIVTPAWCYSEAATGTLQHEQNSSSHSDGARSFNIWKGHVNHSFPHRSIKKNLLFCLEGREIGTNWSQVCSYGGYVGRSCERWTPFLEGWNSPAVQFEGPGVHAVKKSYLSWCPTSCAYTSSAPSDQPHDRQGVRKVLDVKFHPEGLPQLVSCSNEAPNELLLFNLLSGRSIQLRGHSTKIQAISFAVKGASVVSCGSNLLKVWDCITGSCLYTLGGDDENSVGHTQKINAMAVNKWQSCLVVTSGAKGDGKLLLWNALRGELASDLNSNLRSQDMVYPSIDTMEFCSENLLACGSDCDYGGSAVVQLWDIESPESYLSFSASDSYITSLKINPAGNTIITGSGDGTIGLFDIRACSAINHLSVGPGSEVTSVSFSNCGTYFSASSTSNNTLVWDTRLVPISHSRDISRSKDMRFFRPLHCLSHGKQMPTAEYTSQLPGHVDEGDQGVNATHWLHNQPVLVTVSGDGSVGMWDVTLGQPCVRHIITHNRCANAVAVAPNDEYISTGGSDQKVVLYHNRNGRANLNWRLTYPLPGND; this comes from the exons ATGCCGGAGCCGCAGGCCATCCTCCCGCTCCGGGCGCTACCCCCGGACGCGCCGCTCCCACTCCCCGTGCCGCCGTTCCACCAGCAGaaccccgccgcccccgccaccgccagcGCTACCCCGACCACGCCCCccaaccctccccctcccccggccgccgcgcagCCGTCCTCCACGCGCCCGCCGCACCCATGGGAGATAGCCGCGCGCGCCTGGCTCGAGTCCTTCCCCGACGGCCGCCCTCCCACCGAGCCCGAGGTCGACGCCTACATCGACGCCCACCGTCCCGACCTCCCGTCCCTCCCCCGCTCCCAGCTCCACCAGCGCCTCCTTGCGCTTCGCGGCGACCAG GTTTTAGATGCAGAGCAAAGTGCATTCCCGTACAGGTTCCAGCGAACTGATCTCTGGAAGCCTGTATATCAATGGCTAGAAACTCTTGAGATGGACTCGCTGGTTACATCAAAGCAGATATCGGACTGGCTTGCATCGAACCCACAGGTGATGGATAGGCTGGTTGAGAAGCATTCAAAATATCATCTGATTCACTACAGCCAGCGGATGCACTTGAAGTTGCTGAAGAAGAGAGGGAAGTTGCCAAAG ACACTACAACTTTCTGCGGCTAGAGCCACGGTCCGGCCAAGTGCTGTTCCAGTGACCCCACAGGAGAGTGCAGTGACCTTGCCGAAATCTCTACCTCCTGTCACAG GTGGTAATGGAAGCATATCTCCAGGTGGCAGTGCAAGCAGATCTCCTGGTGGCAATGCAAGTAGACTTCCAGGTGGCAGTGCAAGTAGTCTTCCAGTTGGCAGTGCAAGTAGACTTCCAGGTGGCAGTGCAAGTAGACTTCCAGGTGGCAGTGCAAGTAGACTTCCAGGTGGCAGTGCAACTATAAAGGACACAGATACGTCATTgtccaaaaagaaagaagctcTCCTCAAATATGAACT TTTGACAGATTTGCAGAATCAGTTGACCAGTGTGCTGTTAAATCAGTGTCGTACTGTTGCCATTAAAGATACAGACTCCTCGTATATGGATTTTCAAAAGCCAGAGACTAACATATGCATCCAAGAAGGGGCAACTACTGCAAGCACATCGAACCCTGTGGATGTGACGAAGATTTATGTCAATGAACAGTCAAACCCAGGAGGAGCTGTGGAGAGTGAATTTggacaaaagagaaagagaaaccCTATCATTGTTACACCCGCATGGTGTTACAGTGAAGCTGCAACAG GAACTTTGCAGCATGAACAGAATTCAAGTTCACATAGTGATGGTGCAAGAAGTTTCAATATATGGAAGGGACATGTCAACCATTCATTTCCACATCGATCTATTAAGAAAAACCTATTGTTCTGCCTAGAGGGGCGTGAAATTGGTACCAACTGGTCTCAAGTTTGTTCTTACGGAGGCTATGTTGGAAGGAGCTGTGAACGATGGACCCCATTTCTTGAAG GATGGAATTCTCCTGCTGTCCAGTTTGAAGGGCCTGGGGTACATGCTGTGAAAAAAAGTTACTTATCTTGGTGCCCAACTTCATGCGCTTATACGTCTAGTGCACCTTCTGATCAGCCTCATGACAGG CAAGGTGTACGCAAAGTTCTTGATGTGAAGTTTCATCCAGAAGGGTTGCCTCAGCTTGTTTCTTGCTCTAATGAG GCACCAAATGAATTGTTGCTTTTCAATCTTCTTTCGGGAAGGTCCATTCAACTTAGGGGCCACAGTACTAAG atCCAGGCAATCTCATTTGCAGTCAAAGGAGCAAGCGTTGTATCTTGTGGTTCTAATTTACTAAAG GTATGGGACTGCATTACGGGCTCTTGCCTCTACACCCTTGGTGGCGATGATGAAAACTCAGTGGGGCATACTCAAAAAATTAATGCTATGGCAGTGAATAAGTGGCAATCCT GTCTGGTTGTCACTAGTGGAGCAAAAGGTGACGGTAAGCTTCTACTATGGAATGCTTTGAGAGGTGAACTTGCTTCAGATCTAAATTCAAACCTGAG GTCACAAGATATGGTCTATCCTTCAATTGATACAATGGAGTTCTGTAGTGAGAATCTTCTGGCATGTGGAAGTGACTGTGATTATGGGGGCTCAGCTGTGGTACAATTATGGGATATTGAGTCTCCAGAATCTTACTTATCTTTCTCTGCAAGTGATTCT TACATTACTTCCCTTAAAATCAATCCTGCTGGCAACACTATCATTACAG GTTCTGGTGATGGGACTATTGGCTTATTTGACATCCGTGCTTGTTCTGCAATTAACCATTTGTCAGTGGGGCCTGGTTCTGAG GTTACATCTGTTTCGTTTAGCAACTGTGGTACCTATTTTTCTGCTTCTAGCACATCCAACAACACTTTAGTTTGGGATACAAGACTGGTTCCAATAAGTCACAGCAGGGATATTTCACGAAGCAAGGACATGCGATTTTTTCGCCCTTTACATTGCTTGAGTCATGGCAAGCAGATGCCGACTGCAGAATATACGAGTCAACTGCCAGG TCATGTTGATGAGGGTGATCAGGGGGTAAATGCCACACACTGGTTGCATAATCAACCTGTCCTTGTTACTGTGAGTGGTGATGGCAG TGTTGGAATGTGGGATGTCACTCTAGGGCAGCCTTGTGTCAGACATATCATCACTCATAATCGATGTGCCAACGCG GTTGCTGTAGCCCCTAATGATGAATACATCTCCACAGGAGGAAGCGATCAAAAAGTT GTTTTATATCATAACAGAAATGGACGTGCAAATCTTAATTGGCGTCTCACATACCCTCTGCCCGGAAATGATTAA